A single Triticum dicoccoides isolate Atlit2015 ecotype Zavitan chromosome 2A, WEW_v2.0, whole genome shotgun sequence DNA region contains:
- the LOC119352587 gene encoding receptor-like kinase TMK3 — MRTRHLPAALLAGRPGRHPNLCSVGKAAQCHPQGQTNAIAVHPQDSPTRQSFMLSLQVLRVATNNFSEENVLGRGGFGIVYKGVLHDGTIIAVKRMLSTVISNEPIDQFQAEIAILKVQHRHLVSILGYSVEDNERLLVYEHMPNGSMSKHLFRWKLLGLEPLSWKKRLSIALDVARGMEYLHSLAQHCFIHRDLKPANILLGDDFRAKVVDFGLLRPAPDRNASVKTNVAGTWSYLHQNMLLC; from the exons ATGAGGACGCGTCATCTTCCGGCTGCTCTGCTCGCCGGCCGGCCTGGTCGCCATCCCAACCTCTGCTCCGTCGGCAAGGCAGCGCAGTGCCACCCACAGGGTCAG ACAAATGCCATAGCCGTCCACCCTCAGGACAGCCCCACCCGACAGAGTTTCATGTTGTCTCTGCAAGTTCTCCGTGTTGCCACAAATAATTTTTCTGAGGAAAATGTGCTTGGCCGCGGCGGATTCGGCATCGTTTACAAGGGGGTGCTGCACGATGGGACAATTATTGCTGTGAAGAGAATGCTGTCCACGGTAATCAGCAACGAGCCCATTGATCAGTTCCAAGCAGAAATCGCAATCCTGAAGGTGCAGCACCGCCACCTCGTGTCTATACTGGGGTACTCGGTCGAAGACAACGAGAGGCTGCTCGTCTACGAGCACATGCCCAATGGTTCTATGAGCAAGCATCTCTTCCGGTGGAAGCTGCTAGGCTTGGAACCCCTCTCCTGGAAGAAGCGGCTCAGCATTGCACTGGACGTCGCTCGTGGTATGGAGTACCTCCACTCGCTGGCGCAGCACTGCTTTATCCACAGGGACCTAAAGCCGGCGAACATCCTGCTCGGGGACGACTTCCGCGCAAAGGTGGTAGACTTCGGGCTGCTCAGGCCGGCACCAGACAGGAATGCTTCGGTGAAGACAAACGTGGCAGGAACTTGGAGCTATTTACACCAGAATATGTTGTTATGTTAA
- the LOC119352633 gene encoding putative disease resistance protein RGA3: protein MELLLVQATLENAGRKEISGPAMEELLQRLQDSAHIAQDLLDELDYFRIHDELHGTYNAADQHDKGGVHDLALNARHTAKAVGKLVSCCPWQHAKGRQRSPGESSSAQDTNQEVSGCMPKLIGKLLPCSSSRDPHISEKDCGSVQEMPKFEFNRVDFSRKMKGIIEKLQLVRKDVNGLLQSCDPRSVSNIAQGRPITKGRIDEPKLYGRDRVMDSIIKDITKGQYCDKGITVLPVVGSGGMGKTTLIQHIYRNQQVLNHFPVMIWICVSFSFNLDKVLEQIKTCTPAVEKEKIGSTTEDLIEQRLKSKRFLLVLDDIWRINNGDDWLKLLSTLNKSEEKGSMILVTTRFEAIAQMVETPCQSINLNGLESGEFRKLFLAFVFGDEQYPRDKQFLLETGDKIMKKLKGSPLAAKTVGRLLSKDLSLRHWRRVLKSRGWEKQTDDNEIMPALKLSYDFLPFHLQQCFAYSGLFPEDYNFRSDELISLWIALDILIPNGQDQTFEDIGLSNLNELVTHGFFREEKTMYGLRYVMHDLLHDLALKVASHDCLSLSLPGVGSVEIQPTTRHLSISTYGLGKYDAVSGKKLKSELEELKTRFKVEELQTLMLFGQMDECFVKIFGDFLGEANTLRVLHLPKMLCPVEFMLHNFSGLLHLRYLCLGTQEIQMHLPLGISKFYHLRILDLEKWHGSCDLPEGMSNLAKLCHFYVPNDQLHSDIYNVGKLKLLEELRVFQVNKRSEGFETKQLEHLTKLRELGIYNLEKIDTAEEATQAKLMEKNYLRRLTLDWDSKRSSVDPGVEAAVLESLQPHGDLQVLCIRGHGGPSCPTWLGDEFAVEALQSLYLDGVSWEVFPSLGKAWDLRELRFEHIARLKEFIVEKSFCMLTQLILIGLGSFEKWVYTGEQESSVGGDLLPPTAHVFPLLQVLVIRECPKLVGLPFSNHIVSPDWFPKLQELDVNDCPEFLPLIPISWIESLRSVTMECVKMLKEFAYSKSSNGAQLEIIGGADLHSIDQVLVFDKETSLGKLTLSRCPPLELKHLLMLTSLRTLIVENSVGVVGPLGGGQSDVEWQLHVECIKIDGLTGNTGEELTELLPHLPKLSKLEIWQCKNIKKLVVGVDVQQTAQEASEITAAAEEEDDGVLLFPAHLRDSLRELDFTFCPELVLVDPPTLVPGEGWLQALQSLQRLTIRRSPKFLSTFSFSCHIFPSSLQFLVLWDVEGMGTLEPLSNLSSLTILRLKDCGEDLKCQYQGQLNKLEVRGSPRFFADWDPNPRRALEDAEGGEEQQAQLVSSILRELKTNDVAGLLAAPVCRFLSSSLTKLSLWGHWCEGMERFSKEQEDALQLLSSLQVLKFWNLKDLQQLPAGLRNLTSLKILSVNCCPAISSLPNDALSDSLEKLDIFRCSEELKQQCRGLVGTIPKIKIDIID from the coding sequence ATGGAACTGCTGCTCGTGCAAGCAACACTTGAAAATGCTGGCCGCAAGGAGATCAGCGGTCCGGCCATGGAGGAGCTGTTGCAGAGGCTGCAGGACTCGGCGCACATTGCCCAAGACTTGCTGGACGAGCTGGACTACTTCCGCATCCACGACGAGCTCCATGGCACGTACAATGCTGCCGACCAGCACGACAAGGGTGGCGTCCACGACCTCGCCCTCAATGCTCGCCACACCGCCAAAGCAGTTGGCAAACTGGTCAGCTGTTGCCCTTGGCAGCATGCTAAGGGCCGGCAGAGGTCACCCGGCGAATCCTCCTCAGCACAAGACACCAATCAAGAAGTCAGCGGATGCATGCCCAAGCTGATTGGTAAACTCCTCCCTTGCTCATCTTCCCGGGATCCACATATAAGTGAGAAAGATTGTGGCAGTGTGCAAGAAATGCCAAAGTTTGAGTTTAATAGGGTTGATTTCTCTCGAAAGATGAAGGGCATCATAGAGAAATTGCAGCTTGTGCGCAAGGATGTTAATGGCCTTTTGCAGAGTTGTGACCCTAGAAGTGTCTCGAACATTGCCCAGGGTCGTCCTATCACCAAGGGTCGAATTGATGAGCCAAAACTGTATGGGAGGGACCGTGTCATGGATAGCATCATAAAGGACATCACCAAGGGTCAATACTGTGACAAGGGTATAACTGTGCTTCCGGTTGTTGGTTCGGGGGGAATGGGGAAAACAACTCTCATACAACACATATATCGCAACCAGCAAGTGCTGAATCATTTTCCAGTCATGATTTGGATATGTGTGTCTTTCAGTTTCAATCTGGATAAGGTGCTAGAGCAGATTAAAACATGTACCCCTGCAGTTGAAAAGGAAAAAATTGGCAGTACAACTGAAGATTTGATCGAGCAAAGATTAAAATCTAAAAGGTTCTTACTTGTATTGGATGATATATGGAGGATTAATAATGGGGATGACTGGTTAAAATTATTGTCGACACTCAATAAATCAGAGGAAAAAGGTTCCATGATTCTGGTCACAACTCGGTTTGAAGCAATAGCACAGATGGTTGAAACACCTTGCCAGTcaataaacctgaatggtttagaaTCTGGAGAGTTTAGAAAGTTATTCCTTgcatttgtgtttggtgatgagcaatATCCAAGGGATAAACAATTTTTGCTTGAGACTGGAGATAAGATAATGAAAAAACTAAAGGGCTCCCCTCTTGCAGCAAAAACGGTTGGTAGATTACTGAGTAAAGACCTTAGTTTGCGTCACTGGAGAAGGGTCCTAAAAAGTAGAGGATGGGAGAAGCAGACCGATGACAATGAAATTATGCCTGCCTTGAAGCTTAGCTATGACTTTCTTCCTTTCCATCTGCAACAATGTTTTGCCTATTCTGGATTGTTTCCTGAAGATTACAATTTCAGAAGTGACGAACTGATCAGTCTATGGATCGCACTAGATATTTTGATACCCAATGGGCAAGACCAAACATTTGAAGACATAGGTCTGAGCAATTTAAATGAGTTAGTCACCCATGGATTTTTCAGAGAAGAGAAAACTATGTATGGTCTGCGTTATGTTATGCATGACCTGCTGCATGATTTGGCATTGAAGGTTGCATCTCATGATTGTCTTAGTTTAAGTCTCCCTGGTGTTGGATCAGTAGAGATTCAGCCAACCACCCGTCACTTGTCAATAAGCACATATGGTTTAGGTAAATATGATGCAGTGTCTGGTAAAAAACTGAAGAGTGAATTGGAAGAACTAAAGACAAGATTTAAAGTTGAAGAATTGCAAACATTGATGTTATTTGGACAAATGGATGAATGCTTTGTCAAGATATTTGGTGATTTTTTGGGGGAAGCAAATACTCTTCGTGTTCTTCATTTGCCCAAAATGCTTTGTCCCGTGGAGTTCATGTTACATAACTTTTCGGGACTTCTCCACCTACGATACCTATGTCTAGGGACACAGGAGATCCAGATGCATTTACCACTTGGCATCTCCAAATTTTATCATTTAAGGATCCTAGATCTtgaaaagtggcatggcagttgtGATTTGCCCGAAGGCATGAGCAACCTTGCCAAACTGTGCCATTTTTATGTCCCAAATGATCAGCTTCATTCTGATATTTATAATGTGGGGAAACTTAAACTGTTAGAAGAGTTGAGGGTATTTCAAGTCAATAAAAGAAGTGAAGGGTTTGAAACAAAGCAACTAGAGCACTTGACCAAGCTAAGGGAGCTTGGCATCTACAACCTTGAGAAGATAGATACAGCAGAAGAAGCAACTCAAGCAAAACTGATGGAGAAAAATTACTTGAGGAGGTTAACATTGGACTGGGATAGTAAGCGATCTAGTGTTGATCCTGGTGTGGAAGCAGCGGTTCTTGAGAGCCTTCAGCCACATGGAGATCTTCAGGTGTTGTGCATTAGAGGGCACGGAGGTCCTTCTTGTCCGACATGGTTGGGTGATGAGTTCGCTGTTGAAGCTCTACAATCTCTTTATCTTGATGGTGTTTCTTGGGAAGTTTTCCCTTCTTTAGGGAAGGCGTGGGATCTTCGTGAATTAAGGTTTGAGCATATTGCCAGACTGAAGGAGTTCATCGTAGAGAAAAGCTTTTGCATGCTAACACAACTTATACTCATTGGCCTTGGAAGTTTTGAAAAGTGGGTTTACACTGGTGAGCAAGAGTCTTCCGTTGGTGGAGACTTGTTACCACCGACTGCTCATGTGTTCCCTCTTTTGCAAGTTCTGGTTATTAGAGAGTGCCCGAAACTCGTGGGGTTGCCTTTCTCAAACCACATTGTTTCTCCAGATTGGTtccccaagctacaagagcttgatGTAAATGATTGTCCCGAATTCTTGCCACTGATTCCCATCTCCTGGATCGAAAGTCTGCGTTCTGTCACGATGGAATGTGTAAAGATGCTAAAGGAGTTTGCATACTCAAAATCATCCAATGGAGCACAATTGGAGATTATTGGAGGGGCTGATTTGCATAGCATAGACCAAGTGTTAGTTTTTGATAAAGAAACAAGTCTTGGGAAGCTGACACTATCGAGGTGCCCACCTCTGGAGTTGAAGCACCTTCTTATGCTAACCTCACTGAGGACATTGATTGTAGAAAATTCAGTTGGTGTAGTTGGACCACTAGGAGGAGGTCAGAGTGATGTGGAATGGCAGCTCCATGTTGAGTGTATCAAGATCGATGGCTTAACTGGTAATACTGGCGAGGAACTGACAGAGCTCCTTCCCCACCTTCCAAAGCTCTCCAAATTGGAAATATGGCAGTGTAAAAACATAAAAAAGCTGGTAGTGGGGGTGGATGTGCAACAGACAGCACAAGAAGCATCAGAGATAACCGCAGCAGCAGAGGAAGAGGATGACGGGGTGCTGCTCTTCCCCGCTCATCTCCGTGACTCACTACGGGAATTGGATTTCACTTTCTGCCCAGAGCTGGTCCTGGTGGACCCGCCAACTCTTGTTCCTGGAGAAGGATGGCTACAAGCCTTGCAATCTCTCCAGAGATTAACAATACGGCGGTCCCCAAAGTTTCTATCCACCTTCTCCTTTTCCTGTCACATTTTCCCTTCCTCCCTGCAGTTTCTGGTGCTTTGGGATGTGGAAGGCATGGGGACACTGGAGCCCCTCTCAAACCTCTCCTCTCTTACAATATTAAGATTGAAGGATTGTGGAGAGGATCTGAAATGTCAGTATCAGGGGCAGCTCAACAAATTAGAGGTCAGGGGCAGCCCTAGATTCTTTGCTGATTGGGATCCCAATCCCAGACGGGCTTTGGAAGATGCTGAGGGAGGTGAAGAGCAGCAGGCACAGCTTGTTTCATCCATACTGCGTGAGCTTAAAACAAATGACGTGGCAGGACTTCTTGCTGCACCCGTCTGCAGATTCCTCTCTTCCTCCCTCACCAAGCTGTCACTTTGGGGGCATTGGTGTGAAGGGATGGAGCGGTTCAGCAAGGAGCAAGAGGACGCCCTTCAACTCCTCTCCTCCCTCCAGGTACTAAAGTTTTGGAATTTGAAGGACCTCCAACAACTCCCTGCAGGGCTGCGTAACCTTACCAGCCTCAAGATATTATCAGTCAACTGCTGTCCAGCCATCTCGTCATTGCCCAACGATGCCCTCTCGGATTCACTGGAAAAGCTAGATATCTTCAGGTGCAGTGAGGAGCTGAAACAGCAGTGCAGGGGGTTAGTGGGAACCATCCCCAAAATCAAAATAGACATCATTGACTAG